From the Solanum stenotomum isolate F172 chromosome 4, ASM1918654v1, whole genome shotgun sequence genome, one window contains:
- the LOC125862640 gene encoding protein argonaute PNH1-like, producing the protein MPQWQMKLDFEQKHMVSRTPLQESLNENAQSHSSGERSRMEEVKRNNNAGKRRGRRKGKGILVEKMQDMSNNSEVSPACSASSSSERSLVFPRRPGYGQLGTKCLVKANHFIAELSERNLSQYSVRITPEVKCTRLNKAIMAELVKLHKDADLGKRIPVFDGRRTLYTAGLLPFNSKEFTITLGDDDEWIGITKEREFAVTIKFISQANMLQLRELLSGKHVDNPPQALKIIDIVLRELASQRYISVGRFFYSPNIKKPQTLGNGLQSWRGFYQSIKPTQMGLSLNIDMSTTAFIEPLPVVEFVAQVLGKDVSSRPLSDADRIKVKKALRGVKVEVTHRGNIRRKYRISGLTSQPTRELIFPVDEEKNMKSVIEYFQEVYGFTIQYPHLPCLLVGSQKKVNYLPMEACKILEGQRYTKRLDEKQITSLLKSSCQRPREQEMDILQTIRQNGYKQDPIAKEFGINIDDKLASVEARVLPAPWLKYHDAGKEKECHPHLGQWNMLNKKVINGSTVNHWACINFSCNVQENAARGFCHQLAQMCQVSGMEFNCEPVIPVYYARPDQAKKALNYVYNAAANKLGGKELELLIAILPDNNGSLYGTLKKICETDLGMISQCCLTKHVLKISKQYLSNVSLKINVKMGGRNTVLLDALRWKIPLVSDIPTIIFGADVTHPESGEDCSPSIAAVVASQDWPEVTKYAGLVCAQPHRQELIQDLYRTWQDPQRGTMSGGMIRELLLAFKKATGQKPLRIIFYRDGVSDGQFYQVLLYELDAIRKACASLEPGYQPPVTFIVVQKRHHTRLLPNNHNDRNHTDRSGNILPGTVVDTKICHPTEFDFYLCSHAGIQGTSRPAHYHVLWDENNFSADEMQSLTNNLCYTYARCTRSVSVVPPAYYAHLAAYRARFYVEPDSRDNGSMRSTRATNGSVNVRPLPALKEKVKNVMFYC; encoded by the exons ATGCCTCAATGGCAAATGAAATTAGACTTTGAGCAAAAGCATATGGTTTCAAGAACTCCTTTACAAGAGTCGTTGAATGAGAACGCGCAATCCCATAGTAGTGGAGAGCGTAGTAGAATGGAAGAAGTCAAGAGAAATAATAATGCAGGGAAGAGAAGAGGTAGGAGGAAAGGGAAAGGAATATTAGTCGAAAAAATGCAGGATATGAGTAATAACTCTGAGGTTTCCCCTGCTTGTTCTGCTTCGTCATCATCCGAAAGAAGTCTTGTGTTCCCTCGTAGGCCGGGATATGGACAATTAGGTACCAAGTGTTTGGTTAAAGCTAACCATTTCATTGCTGAATTATCAGAAAGGAACTTAAGCCAGTATAGC GTAAGAATTACTCCTGAAGTTAAGTGTACAAGATTGAACAAGGCTATAATGGCTGAGTTGGTTAAACTTCATAAAGACGCGGACTTGGGAAAAAGAATTCCGGTTTTTGATGGAAGAAGAACGCTTTACACTGCAGGGTTGCTCCCTTTTAACTCGAAAGAGTTCACTATAACTCTTGGTGATGATGATGAATGGATAGGAATCACAAA GGAGCGTGAATTTGCTGTCACGATCAAGTTCATCTCACAAGCCAACATGCTTCAGTTACGCGAACTTCTTTCAGGGAAACACGTTGATAATCCTCCACAAGCACTTAAAATCATCGATATTGTGCTAAGGGAACTTGCTTCTCAAAG GTACATATCCGTTGGGAGATTTTTCTATTCTCCGAATATTAAAAAGCCACAGACACTAGGTAATGGTTTACAGTCTTGGAGGGGTTTCTACCAGAGCATAAAACCTACTCAGATGGGATTGTCTCTCAATATTG ATATGTCAACAACAGCATTCATCGAACCACTCCCGGTTGTTGAATTTGTTGCTCAAGTTTTGGGAAAAGATGTAAGCTCAAGGCCATTGTCCGATGCAGATCGAATAAAG GTTAAAAAAGCTCTTCGAGGTGTTAAAGTTGAAGTGACACATAGGGGAAATATTCGAAGGAAATACCGAATTTCTGGATTGACATCACAACCAACAAGGGAGCTAAT TTTTCCTGTCGATGAGGAGAAGAACATGAAATCAGTCATCGAGTATTTCCAGGAGGTGTATGGATTCACCATTCAGTATCCTCATCTACCTTGTCTTCTCGTGGGAAGCCAAAAGAAAGTGAATTACTTACCGATGGAG GCTTGTAAGATACTCGAGGGACAGAGATACACCAAAAGGTTGGATGAGAAGCAGATAACTTCACTGTTGAAATCGTCATGCCAAAGACCACGAGAACAAGAAATGGACATTTTGCAG ACCATTCGCCAGAACGGATACAAGCAAGATCCAATTGCAAAGGAGTTTGGCATCAATATTGACGATAAGCTTGCATCAGTGGAAGCTCGAGTTCTCCCAGCTCCGTGG TTAAAGTACCATGATGCAGGGAAGGAAAAGGAATGTCATCCACATCTAGGCCAGTGGAACATGTTAAATAAG AAAGTAATTAACGGAAGTACTGTAAACCACTGGGCTTGCATCAACTTTTCGTGTAACGTCCAAGAAAATGCAGCCCGTGGCTTTTGTCATCAGCTTGCCCAAATGTGCCAAGTCTCTGGAATG GAATTTAATTGTGAGCCTGTGATACCGGTTTATTATGCAAGACCAGATCAGGCAAAGAAGGCATTGAATTATGTATACAATGCTGCTGCTAACAAACTTGGAGGAAAAGAATTGGAGTTACTAATTGCCATTCTACCTGACAACAATGGTTCTTTGTATG GTACTCTGAAGAAAATTTGTGAGACGGATTTGGGTATGATTTCTCAGTGTTGTCTTACAAAGCATGTGTTAAAAATCAGCAAGCAATATCTGTCAAATGTATCACTGAAAATAAATGTGAAG ATGGGAGGAAGGAACACTGTACTTTTAGATGCTTTGAGATGGAAAATTCCTCTCGTTAGTGATATCCCAACGATTATATTTGGTGCTGATGTGACTCATCCGGAATCAGGAGAAGACTGTAGCCCATCGATTGCTGCT GTTGTAGCATCACAAGATTGGCCAGAAGTTACTAAATACGCCGGTTTAGTATGTGCTCAACCTCATAGACAAGAACTCATTCAAGATCTTTACCGGACTTGGCAAGATCCTCAACGAGGAACAATGTCTGGAGGGATGATTAG AGAACTTCTATTGGCGTTCAAGAAAGCCACAGGACAGAAACCACTGAGAATAATATTCTACAG GGATGGTGTAAGTGACGGGCAATTTTATCAGGTTCTACTTTATGAACTCGATGCAATTCGTAAG GCTTGTGCATCACTTGAACCAGGTTACCAACCTCCGGTAACCTTCATAGTCGTTCAAAAACGTCACCACACACGTCTTTTGCCAAATAACCACAACGACAGAAATCACACTGACAGGAGTGGAAACATCCTACCTG GTACTGTGGTGGATACAAAAATATGTCATCCAACTGAATTCGATTTTTACTTATGCAGTCATGCTGGAATTCAG GGAACTAGTCGTCCTGCACATTATCACGTTCTCTGGGATGAAAATAATTTCTCCGCGGATGAAATGCAGTCTTTGACAAACAACCTTTGTTATAC ATATGCTCGATGCACTCGTTCTGTTTCAGTAG TTCCTCCTGCATATTATGCTCATTTGGCGGCCTATAGAGCACGTTTCTACGTGGAACCTGACTCACGTGACAATGGTTCAATGCGTAGCACACGTGCAACGAACGGTTCTGTCAACGTCCGACCACTTCCAGCATTGAAAGAGAAGGTGAAGAATGTGATGTTCTATTGCTAG